The following coding sequences are from one Manis pentadactyla isolate mManPen7 chromosome 13, mManPen7.hap1, whole genome shotgun sequence window:
- the SMIM33 gene encoding small integral membrane protein 33, whose protein sequence is MYQADRYPWPSPAATGSAGQEPQRQFPEVLGGAREPPPGDGLPLLTAIVAVFVLLAVCIVVAVRLGPRLHHGHAALPTEPPAPKPEDGIYLIHWRVLGPQDSPEDAQQGPPVPGSCPVPDGPRLSIDEVTYL, encoded by the exons ATGTACCAG GCTGACCGCTACCCATGGCCTTCTCCCGCTGCGACCGGCTCAGCAGGGCAGGAACCCCAGCGGCAGTTCCCGGAGGTGCTGGGCGGGGCCCGGGAGCCCCCTCCAGGGGACGGGCTGCCCCTGCTCACCGCTATCGTTGCTGTCTTTGTGCTGCTGGCAGTCTGTATCGTGGTGGCCGTCCGCCTTGGGCCAAGACTACACCACGGCCATGCGGCTCTCCCCACAGAACCACCAGCCCCAAAGCCGGAGGACGGCATCTACCTCATCCACTGGCGAGTGCTGGGCCCCCAGGACAGTCCTGAGGACGCCCAGCAGGGACCTCCGGTTCCTGGCTCCTGCCCTGTGCCAGATGGGCCTAGGCTCAGCATCGATGAAGTCACATATCTTTAG
- the STING1 gene encoding LOW QUALITY PROTEIN: stimulator of interferon genes protein (The sequence of the model RefSeq protein was modified relative to this genomic sequence to represent the inferred CDS: inserted 4 bases in 3 codons; substituted 5 bases at 5 genomic stop codons), whose product MPSLVPKVQKTALVLLLGVSGGLWGLGKPSHHTLXXLVLHLASLQLDLLLKGVCHLVKELWHVRSRWLPMGHPWYQGIYWRAAQACLGALLLPPASSIVPSQTWLPARHLDACPPGPSGMVQREVEAVASGTCSELSTGRALVVLPGGPQPHPAVQGPAPAEVSKVCEXRNFSVAHGLAWSYYIRFLQMILPGLQAQMQTXNSLPQNMLWVQGAIGXAILVPLHCGVPDDLSVAGLNICFLHEMPQQSFGRAGIMGXVYSNSIYELLRPGSCNSLCPGVCHPWQTLLAMSQGGQAGFSXPDQLEQAKLFYRTFEDMLADAPESWNSCHLVYQEEGSSFSLSLETLQHLWQEDGEVPVGSVETSVVPGSAVLSQEPXLISSMGQPLPLCRDVF is encoded by the exons ATGCCCAGCCTGGTCCCTAAAG TCCAGAAGACAGCCTTGGTCTTGCTGCTGGGTGTCTCTGGTGGCCTTTGGGGGCTGGGGAAGCCATCGCACCACACTCTCTGATGACTGGTGCTTCACCTGGCCTCCCTGCAGCTGGACCTGCTGCTCAAGGGGGTCTGCCATCTGGTCAAGGAGCTGTGGCACGTCCGCTCCAGGTGGCTCCCTATGGGGCACCCATG GTACCAGGGCATCTACTGGAGGGCTGCACAGGCCTGCCTGGGAGCCCTGCTGCTGCCACCTGCTAGTTCTATTGTCCCTTCGCAAACATGGCTGCCTGCCCGTCACTTGGATGCTTGCCCTCCTGGGCCTTCAGGTATGGTGCAGAGGGAGGTGGAGGCTGTGGCTAGTGGGACCTGCTCTGAGCTCAGTACTGG GAGGGCTCTGGTTGTTCTACCTggaggcccccagccccaccctgctgTCCAGGGTCCGGCCCCAGCTGAGGTCTCCAAAGTCTGCG AAAGGAACTTCAGCGTGGCCCACGGGCTGGCATGGTCATATTACATCAGGTTCCTGCAGATGATCCTGCCGG GGCTCCAGGCTCAGATGCAAACTTAAAATAGTCTCCCCCAAAACATGCTGTGGGTGCAAGGAGCCATTGG TGCAATTCTCGTCCCACTGCACTGTGGGGTACCTGACGATCTGAGTGTGGCTGGCCTCAACATTTGTTTCCTGCATGAGATGCCCCAGCAAAGCTTCGGCCGTGCTGGCATCATGG TAGTTTACAGCAATAGCATCTATGAGCTTCTGAGACCAGGTAGCT GCAATAGCCTGTGTCCTGGAGTGTGCCACCCCTGGCAGACCCTGTTGGCCATGTCACAGGGTGGCCAGGCCGGCTTTAGTTAGCCGGATCAGCTTGAGCAGGCCAAACTCTTCTACCGGACATTTGAAGACATGCTGGCAGATGCCCCTGAGTCTTGGAACAGCTGCCACCTCGTCTACCAGG AAGAGGGAAGCAGCTTCTCCCTGTCACTGGAGACCCTCCAGCACCTGTGGCAGGAGGACGGGGAGGTCCCTGTGGGCAGCGTGGAGACCTCGGTAGTGCCCGGTTCCGCCGTGTTGTCCCAAGAGCCATAGCTCATCAGTAGCATGGGACAGCCTCTCCCGCTCTGCAGAGATGTCTTCTGA